One segment of Apus apus isolate bApuApu2 chromosome 1, bApuApu2.pri.cur, whole genome shotgun sequence DNA contains the following:
- the LOC127382975 gene encoding arylsulfatase D-like — MALTSYLFWNMFASSAAVDSKPNILLFLADDLGIGDIGCYGNNTIRTPNIDRLAREGVKLTQHIAAASLCTPSRAAFLTGRYPIRSGMASSNRYRALQWIAGSGGLPANETTFARLLQQQGYTTGLIGKWHQGVNCESFNDHCHHPLNHGFDYFYGMPLTLRNNCQVNKPPGLDAALEAKLWLYSQVITLAVLTLTAGKLTGLISISWKIIACFTLVGALLLISWYSSYGFVRYWDCLLMRNHDVTEQPMCLERTASLMLKEAVSFIKRNRHGPFLLFVSFLHVHTPLFTTAKFLGKSHHGLYGDNVEEMDWMVGKILDSLDKEGLKNHTLTYFASDHGGHLEAQDGSAQLGGWNGIYKGGKGMGGWEGGIRVPGVFRWPGVLPAGTVIDEPTSLMDIYPTLVHLAGGILPRDRVIDGRNLVPLLQGRAQKSEHEFLFHYCGSYLHAVRWHQKDSGAIWKAHYVTPVFQPPGAGACYGKGICPCFGEGVTHHEPPLLFDLSQDPSEAKPLSADTEPRFDMVIRKIGRAIEEHRRTLAPVPEQLSFYNVVWKPWLQPCCGTFPFCWCDKENYSAQSHSENLTKVEGTIGMPVFAFSTQTCAKSQIEEAAENKLTKKVNCLRALARSSPRLCPMGP, encoded by the exons ATGGCACTGACATCGTATTTATTCTGGAACATGTTTGCCTCAAGTGCAGCTGTGGACTCTAAACCAAACATACTTCTGTTTCTGGCTGATGATCTTGGCATTGGAGATATAGGTTGTTATGGAAACAATACCATAAG GACCCCAAACATTGACCGCCTGGCAAGAGAAGGGGTGAAACTTACTCAGCACATCGCTGCAGCATCTCTTTGCACTCCAAGCAGAGCGGCTTTCCTCACTGGCAGATATCCCATCAGATCAG GGATGGCATCCAGCAACAGGTACCGGGCACTGCAGTGGATTGCTGGGTCAGGAGGGCTCCCTGCTAATGAAACAACGTTcgccaggctgctgcagcaacaAGGCTACACCACTGGACTGATCG GAAAGTGGCATCAAGGTGTGAATTGTGAATCCTTCAATGATCACTGTCACCATCCTCTGAATCATGGATTTGACTATTTTTACGGTATGCCTTTGACACTTCGAAACAACTGTCAAGTAAACAAACCTCCAGGGCTGGATGCTGCCCTTGAAGCTAAGCTTTGGCTTTACAGTCAGGTTATTACCCTTGCTGTGCTTACTCTCACTGCTGGAAAACTAACTGGTTTGATTTCCATCTCCTGGAAGATAATTGCCTGTTTTACTTTGGTGGGTGCCCTTCTCTTAATTTCTTGGTACTCCAGTTATGGCTTTGTGCGGTATTGGGACTGTCTCCTGATGAGGAACCACGATGTCACCGAGCAGCCGATGTGCTTAGAGAGGACTGCTTCCCTCATGCTGAAGGAGGCAGTGTCATTTATCAAAAG aaacaggCATGGGCCATTCCtcctctttgtttcctttttacatGTTCACACGCCCCTCTTTACTACGGCAAAATTTCTTGGTAAGAGCCATCATGGTTTATATGGAGACAATGTAGAAGAAATGGACTGGATGGTGG GCAAAATTCTGGATTCGCTTGACAAAGAAGGTTTGAAAAATCATACATTAACCTACTTTGCCTCTGATCATGGAGGACACTTGGAGGCTCAGGATGGATCTGCCCAGCTAGGTGGCTGGAATGGTATTTATAAAG GGGGAAAAGGCAtgggaggctgggaaggaggaatCCGTGTGCCAGGAGTATTTAGGTGGCCAGGAGTGTTGCCTGCAGGCACAGTCATTGATGAGCCTACGAGTCTTATGGATATTTATCCCACACTTGTACATTTGGCTGGAGGAATATTGCCACGGGACAG GGTGATTGATGGGCGAAACCTGGTGCCTTTACTGCAAGGAAGAGCTCAAAAGTCAGAGCACGAGTTCCTGTTTCACTACTGTGGGTCCTACTTGCATGCAGTGCGGTGGCACCAAAAGGACA GTGGAGCCATCTGGAAAGCTCATTATGTCACCCCTGTCTTTCAaccccctggggctggggcttgTTATGGAAAAGGAATTTGCCCATGTTTTGGGGAGGGTGTGACCCATCATGAGCCTCCATTGCTGTTCGATCTCTCGCAAGACCCTTCGGAAGCCAAACCTCTGTCGGCTGACACCGAGCCCCGCTTTGACATGGTGATAAGGAAGATTGGAAGAGCCATAGAAGAGCATCGCAGGACACTGGCCCCTGTCCCAGAGCAGCTCTCCTTCTACAATGTGGTGTGGAAGCCGTGGCTGCAGCCATGCTGTGGGACGTTCCCATTCTGTTGGTGTGATAAGGAAAATTACAGTGCACAAA GTCACTCAGAAAACTTGACAAAGGTAGAAGGGACAATTGGGATGCCAGTGTTTGCTTTTAGTACTCAGACATGTGCGAAAAGCCAGAtagaagaggcagcagaaaacaaactaaCTAAAAAG GTAAATTGCCTTCGTGCGCTTGCTCGATCGTCACCTCGGCTCTGTCCTATGGGGCCATAG